One Pongo abelii isolate AG06213 chromosome 12, NHGRI_mPonAbe1-v2.0_pri, whole genome shotgun sequence DNA segment encodes these proteins:
- the TMEM214 gene encoding transmembrane protein 214 isoform X1 yields the protein MAAKTAGVGRWEVVKKGRRPGAGAGGRSGGGNRRALGEANGVWKYDLTPAIQTTSTLYERGFENIMKRQNKEQVPPPAVEPKKAGNKRQPKKVATSPNQNQKQGRFRSLEEALKALDVADLQKELDKSQSVFSGNPSIWLKDLASYLNYKLQAPLSEPTLSQHTHDYPYSLVSRELRGIIRGLLAKAAGSLELFFDHCLFTMLQELEKTPGESLHGYRICIQAILQDKPKIATANLGKFLELLRSHQSRPAKCLTIMWALGQAGFANLTEGLKVWLGIMLPVLGIKSLSPFAITYLDRLLLMHPSLTKGFGMIGPKDFFPLLDFAYMPNNSLTPSLQEQLCQLYPRLKVLAFGAKPDSTLHTYFPSFLSRATPSCPPEMKKELLSSLTECLTVDPLSASVWRQLYPKHLSQSSLLLEHLLGSWEQIPKKVQKSLQETIQSLKLTNQELLRKGSGHNQDVVTCDMACKGLLQQVQGPRLPWTRLLLLLLVFTVAFLCHDLRSHSSFQASLTGRLLRSSGFLPASQQACAKLYSYSLQGYSWLEETLPLWGSHLLTVVRPSWQLAWAHTNATVSFLSAHCASYLAWFGDSLTSLSQRLQIQLPDFVNQLFRYLRELPLLFYQNVLLPLWHLLLEALARAQEHCHEACRGEVTWDCMKTQLSEAVHWTWLYLQDITVAFLDWALALTPQQ from the exons ATGGCTGCCAAGACGGCGGGCGTGGGGCGGTGGGAGGTAGTGAAGAAGGGTCGGCGGCCTGGGGCCGGCGCCGGCGGCCGAAGCGGCGGCGGGAACCGCCGGGCGCTCGGGGAAGCAAACGGAGTGTGGAAATACGACCTGACCC CTGCAATCCAGACCACAAGCACCCTTTATGAGCGGGGCTTTGAGAATATCATGAAGCGGCAGAATAAGGAGCAGGTCCCGCCCCCTGCTGTGGAGCCTAAGAAAGCAGGGAACAAGAGGCAGCCAAAGAAGGTGGCAACTTCTCCCAACCAAAACCAGAAGCAGGGCCGCTTCCGCAGCCTGGAGGAAGCACTGAAAGCT CTGGATGTGGCAGACCTGCAGAAGGAACTGGACAAGAGCCAGAGTGTGTTCTCTGGAAACCCATCCATATGGTTGAAGGACCTGGCCAGCTATCTCAACTACAAGCTACAAGCTCCTCTAAGTGAACCCACGCTGAGCCAGCATACTCATG ATTATCCCTACAGCCTGGTGAGCCGGGAGCTGCGTGGGATCATCCGAGGGCTGCTGGCGAAGGCAGCAGGGTCTCTGGAGCTCTTCTTTGACCACTGTCTGTTCACCATGCTGCAAGAGCTGGAAAAGACACCAG GGGAGTCACTACATGGTTACCGCATCTGTATCCAGGCCATCCTGCAAGACAAGCCCAAGATTGCCACTGCAAACCTAGGCAAG TTCCTGGAACTGCTGAGGTCCCACCAGAGCCGACCAGCAAAGTGTCTGACCATCATGTGGGCCCTGGGTCAAGCGGGTTTTGCCAACCTCACCGAGGGACTGAAAG TGTGGCTGGGGATCATGCTGCCTGTGCTGGGCATCAAGTCTCTGTCTCCCTTTGCCATCACATACCTGGATCGGCTGCTCCT GATGCATCCCAGCCTTACCAAGGGCTTCGGCATGATTGGCCCCAAGGACTTCTTCCCACTTCTGGACTTTGCCTATATGCCGAACAACTCCCTGACACCCAG cctgcaGGAGCAACTGTGTCAGCTCTACCCCCGACTGAAGGTGCTGGCATTTGGAGCAAAGCCAGATTCCACCCTGCATACctactttccttctttcctgtccaGAGCCACCCCTAGCTGTCCCCCTGAGATGAAGAAAGAG CTCCTGAGCAGCCTGACTGAGTGCCTGACGGTGGACCCCCTCAGCGCCAGCGTCTGGAGGCAGCTGTACCCTAAGCACCTGTCACAGTCCAg CCTTCTGCTGGAGCACTTGCTCGGCTCCTGGGAGCAGATTCCCAAGAAG GTACAGAAGTCTTTGCAAGAAACCATTCAGTCCCTCAAGCTTACCAACCAGGAGCTGCTGAGGAAGGGCAGCGGTCACAACCAGGATGTCGTCACCTGTGACATGGCCTGCAAG GGCCTGTTGCAACAGGTTCAGGGTCCTCGGCTGCCCTGGACGCGGCTCCTCCTGTTGCTGCTGGTCTTCACTGTAGCCTTCCTGTGCCATGACCTCCGGTCACACAGCTCCTTCCAGG CCTCCCTTACTGGCCGGTTGCTTCGATCATCTGGCTTCTTACCTGCTAGCCAACAAGCGTGTGCCAAGCTCTACTCCTACAGTCTGCAAGGCTACAG CTGGCTGGAGGAGACACTGCCGCTCTGGGGCTCCCACCTGCTCACCGTGGTGCGGCCCAGCTGGCAGCTGGCCTGGGCTCACACCAATGCCACAGTCAGCTTCCTTTCTGCCCACTGTGCCTCTTACCTTGCCTGGTTTGGTGACAGCCTCACCAGCCTCTCTCAGAGG CTACAGATCCAGCTCCCTGATTTTGTGAACCAGCTATTCCGCTATCTGAGAGAGCTGCCCCTGCTTTTCTACCAGAATGTGCTGCTGCCATTGTGGCACCTCTTGCTTGAGGCCCTGGCCCGGGCCCAGGAGCACTGCCATGAGGCATGCAG AGGTGAGGTGACCTGGGACTGCATGAAGACACAGCTCAGTGAGGCTGTCCACTGGACCTGGCTTTACCTACAGGACATTACAGTGGCTTTCTTGGACTGGGCACTTGCCCTGACACCCCAGCAGTAG
- the MAPRE3 gene encoding microtubule-associated protein RP/EB family member 3 isoform X1, with the protein MAVNVYSTSVTSENLSRHDMLAWVNDSLHLNYTKIEQLCSGAAYCQFMDMLFPGCVHLRKVKFQAKLEHEYIHNFKVLQAAFKKMGVDKIIPVEKLVKGKFQDNFEFIQWFKKFFDANYDGKDYNPLLARQGQDVAPPPNPGDQIFNKSKKLIGTAVPQRTSPTGPKNMQTSGRLSNVAPPCILRKNPPSARNGGHETDAQILELNQQLVDLKLTVDGLEKERDFYFSKLRDIELICQEHESENSPVISGIIGILYATEEGFAPPEDDEIEEHQQEDQDEY; encoded by the exons ATGGCCGTCAATGTGTACTCCACATCTGTGACCAGTGAAAATCTGAGTCGCCATGATATGCTTGCATGGGTCAATGACTCCCTGCACCTCAACTATACCAAGATAGAACAGCTCTGTTCAG GGGCAGCCTACTGCCAGTTCATGGACATGCTCTTCCCTGGCTGTGTGCACTTGAGGAAAGTGAAGTTCCAGGCCAAACTAGAGCATGAATACATCCACAACTTCAAGGTGCTGCAAGCAGCTTTCAAGAAGATGGGTGTTGACAAA ATCATTCCTGTAGAGAAATTAGTGAAAGGAAAATTCCAAGATAATTTTGAGTTTATTCAGTGGTTTAAGAAATTCTTTGACGCAAACTATGATGGAAAGGATTACAACCCTCTGCTGGCGCGGCAGGGCCAGGACGTAGCGCCACCTCCTAACCCAGGTGATCAGATCTTCAACAAATCCAAGAAACTCATTGGCACAGCAG TTCCACAGAGGACGTCCCCCACAGGCCCAAAAAACATGCAGACCTCTGGCCGGCTGAGCAATGTGGCCCCCCCCTGCATTCTCCGGAAGAATCCTCCATCAGCCCGAAATGGCGGCCATGAGACTGATGCCCAAATTCTTGAACTCAACCAACAG CTGGTGGACTTGAAGCTGACAGTGGACGGGCTGGAGAAGGAACGTGACTTCTACTTCAGCAAACTTCGTGACATCGAGCTCATCTGCCAGGAGCATGAAAGTGAAAACAGCCCTGTTATCTCAGGCATCATTGGCATCCTTTATGCCACGGAG GAAGGATTCGCACCCCCTGAGGACGATGAGATTGAAGAGCATCAACAAGAAGACCAGGACGAGTACTGA
- the TMEM214 gene encoding transmembrane protein 214 isoform X2 — protein MAAKTAGVGRWEVVKKGRRPGAGAGGRSGGGNRRALGEANGVWKYDLTPAIQTTSTLYERGFENIMKRQNKEQVPPPAVEPKKAGNKRQPKKVATSPNQNQKQGRFRSLEEALKALDVADLQKELDKSQSVFSGNPSIWLKDLASYLNYKLQAPLSEPTLSQHTHDYPYSLVSRELRGIIRGLLAKAAGSLELFFDHCLFTMLQELEKTPGESLHGYRICIQAILQDKPKIATANLGKFLELLRSHQSRPAKCLTIMWALGQAGFANLTEGLKVWLGIMLPVLGIKSLSPFAITYLDRLLLMHPSLTKGFGMIGPKDFFPLLDFAYMPNNSLTPSLQEQLCQLYPRLKVLAFGAKPDSTLHTYFPSFLSRATPSCPPEMKKELLSSLTECLTVDPLSASVWRQLYPKHLSQSSLLLEHLLGSWEQIPKKVQKSLQETIQSLKLTNQELLRKGSGHNQDVVTCDMACKGLLQQVQGPRLPWTRLLLLLLVFTVAFLCHDLRSHSSFQAGWRRHCRSGAPTCSPWCGPAGSWPGLTPMPQSASFLPTVPLTLPGLVTASPASLRGYRSSSLIL, from the exons ATGGCTGCCAAGACGGCGGGCGTGGGGCGGTGGGAGGTAGTGAAGAAGGGTCGGCGGCCTGGGGCCGGCGCCGGCGGCCGAAGCGGCGGCGGGAACCGCCGGGCGCTCGGGGAAGCAAACGGAGTGTGGAAATACGACCTGACCC CTGCAATCCAGACCACAAGCACCCTTTATGAGCGGGGCTTTGAGAATATCATGAAGCGGCAGAATAAGGAGCAGGTCCCGCCCCCTGCTGTGGAGCCTAAGAAAGCAGGGAACAAGAGGCAGCCAAAGAAGGTGGCAACTTCTCCCAACCAAAACCAGAAGCAGGGCCGCTTCCGCAGCCTGGAGGAAGCACTGAAAGCT CTGGATGTGGCAGACCTGCAGAAGGAACTGGACAAGAGCCAGAGTGTGTTCTCTGGAAACCCATCCATATGGTTGAAGGACCTGGCCAGCTATCTCAACTACAAGCTACAAGCTCCTCTAAGTGAACCCACGCTGAGCCAGCATACTCATG ATTATCCCTACAGCCTGGTGAGCCGGGAGCTGCGTGGGATCATCCGAGGGCTGCTGGCGAAGGCAGCAGGGTCTCTGGAGCTCTTCTTTGACCACTGTCTGTTCACCATGCTGCAAGAGCTGGAAAAGACACCAG GGGAGTCACTACATGGTTACCGCATCTGTATCCAGGCCATCCTGCAAGACAAGCCCAAGATTGCCACTGCAAACCTAGGCAAG TTCCTGGAACTGCTGAGGTCCCACCAGAGCCGACCAGCAAAGTGTCTGACCATCATGTGGGCCCTGGGTCAAGCGGGTTTTGCCAACCTCACCGAGGGACTGAAAG TGTGGCTGGGGATCATGCTGCCTGTGCTGGGCATCAAGTCTCTGTCTCCCTTTGCCATCACATACCTGGATCGGCTGCTCCT GATGCATCCCAGCCTTACCAAGGGCTTCGGCATGATTGGCCCCAAGGACTTCTTCCCACTTCTGGACTTTGCCTATATGCCGAACAACTCCCTGACACCCAG cctgcaGGAGCAACTGTGTCAGCTCTACCCCCGACTGAAGGTGCTGGCATTTGGAGCAAAGCCAGATTCCACCCTGCATACctactttccttctttcctgtccaGAGCCACCCCTAGCTGTCCCCCTGAGATGAAGAAAGAG CTCCTGAGCAGCCTGACTGAGTGCCTGACGGTGGACCCCCTCAGCGCCAGCGTCTGGAGGCAGCTGTACCCTAAGCACCTGTCACAGTCCAg CCTTCTGCTGGAGCACTTGCTCGGCTCCTGGGAGCAGATTCCCAAGAAG GTACAGAAGTCTTTGCAAGAAACCATTCAGTCCCTCAAGCTTACCAACCAGGAGCTGCTGAGGAAGGGCAGCGGTCACAACCAGGATGTCGTCACCTGTGACATGGCCTGCAAG GGCCTGTTGCAACAGGTTCAGGGTCCTCGGCTGCCCTGGACGCGGCTCCTCCTGTTGCTGCTGGTCTTCACTGTAGCCTTCCTGTGCCATGACCTCCGGTCACACAGCTCCTTCCAGG CTGGCTGGAGGAGACACTGCCGCTCTGGGGCTCCCACCTGCTCACCGTGGTGCGGCCCAGCTGGCAGCTGGCCTGGGCTCACACCAATGCCACAGTCAGCTTCCTTTCTGCCCACTGTGCCTCTTACCTTGCCTGGTTTGGTGACAGCCTCACCAGCCTCTCTCAGAGG CTACAGATCCAGCTCCCTGATTTTGTGA
- the MAPRE3 gene encoding microtubule-associated protein RP/EB family member 3 isoform X2 has translation MAVNVYSTSVTSENLSRHDMLAWVNDSLHLNYTKIEQLCSGAAYCQFMDMLFPGCVHLRKVKFQAKLEHEYIHNFKVLQAAFKKMGVDKIIPVEKLVKGKFQDNFEFIQWFKKFFDANYDGKDYNPLLARQGQDVAPPPNPVPQRTSPTGPKNMQTSGRLSNVAPPCILRKNPPSARNGGHETDAQILELNQQLVDLKLTVDGLEKERDFYFSKLRDIELICQEHESENSPVISGIIGILYATEEGFAPPEDDEIEEHQQEDQDEY, from the exons ATGGCCGTCAATGTGTACTCCACATCTGTGACCAGTGAAAATCTGAGTCGCCATGATATGCTTGCATGGGTCAATGACTCCCTGCACCTCAACTATACCAAGATAGAACAGCTCTGTTCAG GGGCAGCCTACTGCCAGTTCATGGACATGCTCTTCCCTGGCTGTGTGCACTTGAGGAAAGTGAAGTTCCAGGCCAAACTAGAGCATGAATACATCCACAACTTCAAGGTGCTGCAAGCAGCTTTCAAGAAGATGGGTGTTGACAAA ATCATTCCTGTAGAGAAATTAGTGAAAGGAAAATTCCAAGATAATTTTGAGTTTATTCAGTGGTTTAAGAAATTCTTTGACGCAAACTATGATGGAAAGGATTACAACCCTCTGCTGGCGCGGCAGGGCCAGGACGTAGCGCCACCTCCTAACCCAG TTCCACAGAGGACGTCCCCCACAGGCCCAAAAAACATGCAGACCTCTGGCCGGCTGAGCAATGTGGCCCCCCCCTGCATTCTCCGGAAGAATCCTCCATCAGCCCGAAATGGCGGCCATGAGACTGATGCCCAAATTCTTGAACTCAACCAACAG CTGGTGGACTTGAAGCTGACAGTGGACGGGCTGGAGAAGGAACGTGACTTCTACTTCAGCAAACTTCGTGACATCGAGCTCATCTGCCAGGAGCATGAAAGTGAAAACAGCCCTGTTATCTCAGGCATCATTGGCATCCTTTATGCCACGGAG GAAGGATTCGCACCCCCTGAGGACGATGAGATTGAAGAGCATCAACAAGAAGACCAGGACGAGTACTGA